One Faecalispora anaeroviscerum genomic window carries:
- a CDS encoding substrate-binding domain-containing protein, protein MKKVLAFVLAAAMASLPLAGCGSSEKPAASSGTTSQAASTAESGTKSVAGKTVVFIPKLTGNAFFESANTGAQKYAKEWGFTVSYQGSPSAAVADQVQVVNNAIASGADAICISSVDATGLDSVLKKAKDAGITVATWDSDVSSDARTLMVSQGTPDILGKMLVDMGADSLTKRGKDIKKDKIKYCWHYSQATVADQNSWQVAGEAYIKANYPNWENVAPSNYYSEQDAEKAVSIGSSILEANKDIDLIICNDSTALPGQLKAAQNKGLTKDKITITGFASPNSIRDYAKANVIEQWGLWDCGIQGAMGCYLAAYLAAGNTVKVGDTIDIPSIGKVEVKANDSLVSGAKTGDTNNGVVLLPERVVFTTANVDKYNF, encoded by the coding sequence ATGAAAAAGGTACTTGCATTTGTCCTTGCAGCGGCAATGGCGTCTTTACCGCTTGCGGGCTGTGGCAGCAGCGAAAAACCCGCTGCATCCAGCGGGACTACTTCTCAGGCGGCGTCTACCGCAGAGTCCGGAACGAAAAGTGTGGCAGGCAAAACAGTTGTATTTATTCCGAAGCTGACCGGCAACGCGTTCTTTGAATCCGCAAATACCGGCGCGCAAAAGTACGCCAAAGAATGGGGCTTTACCGTCAGCTATCAAGGCAGCCCGAGTGCAGCCGTGGCCGACCAGGTACAGGTCGTGAACAACGCGATCGCCAGCGGAGCGGATGCCATCTGCATTTCTTCCGTTGATGCCACCGGCCTGGATTCTGTGCTGAAAAAGGCGAAGGATGCCGGCATTACCGTGGCAACATGGGATTCCGACGTATCCTCCGACGCCCGTACGCTGATGGTTTCTCAGGGCACACCTGACATCCTCGGCAAAATGCTGGTTGACATGGGTGCCGATTCTCTGACCAAGAGAGGCAAGGACATTAAGAAAGACAAAATCAAATATTGCTGGCACTATTCTCAGGCGACTGTTGCCGACCAGAACTCCTGGCAGGTAGCGGGCGAGGCTTATATTAAAGCGAACTATCCCAACTGGGAAAACGTAGCCCCCAGCAACTACTATTCCGAGCAGGATGCAGAAAAGGCCGTTTCCATCGGTTCCTCCATCCTGGAAGCGAACAAGGATATTGACCTGATCATCTGCAACGACTCCACTGCTCTGCCCGGCCAGCTCAAGGCTGCTCAGAACAAGGGCCTGACCAAGGACAAAATCACCATCACCGGTTTTGCTTCCCCGAACTCCATCCGTGACTATGCAAAAGCAAACGTCATTGAGCAGTGGGGTCTGTGGGATTGCGGAATTCAGGGTGCAATGGGCTGCTACCTGGCTGCTTACCTGGCTGCCGGCAACACCGTTAAGGTGGGTGACACGATTGACATCCCGAGTATTGGCAAGGTAGAAGTAAAGGCCAACGACAGCCTGGTATCCGGCGCGAAGACCGGCGATACCAACAACGGCGTTGTTCTGCTGCCGGAGCGCGTGGTATTCACCACGGCCAACGTGGACAAATACAACTTCTAA